A stretch of the Oceanicola sp. D3 genome encodes the following:
- a CDS encoding 3-oxoacid CoA-transferase subunit A: protein MDKSVASLEAAVADIADGDVVMIAGFGGSGIPVELVHALVIRFRKTGQPRNLTVVNNNAGTGAVGIAAMLEAGMVAKVICSFPRSSQPQAFQRRYEAGEVALELVPQGTLAERIRAGGAGIPAFYTATGVGTELAEGKPCEEFDGRMYLRERWLKADVALVKGALGDAHGNLTYRLAARNFAPIMAMAAARTIAQVTRLVAPGGIDPEQVVTPGIFVDRLVEVPQPAQEEALVRAGEAI from the coding sequence ATGGATAAGAGCGTGGCCAGCCTTGAGGCCGCTGTGGCTGACATAGCCGACGGCGATGTGGTGATGATTGCGGGGTTCGGCGGCTCGGGCATTCCGGTGGAGTTGGTGCATGCGCTGGTGATCCGGTTTCGCAAGACCGGGCAGCCGAGGAATCTGACCGTGGTCAATAACAACGCAGGCACCGGCGCGGTGGGCATTGCCGCGATGCTGGAGGCCGGGATGGTGGCGAAGGTGATCTGCTCCTTCCCGCGTTCCTCCCAGCCGCAGGCCTTTCAGCGCCGCTACGAGGCGGGTGAGGTGGCGCTGGAGCTGGTGCCGCAGGGCACGCTGGCCGAGCGGATCCGGGCCGGGGGCGCGGGGATTCCGGCGTTTTACACCGCAACGGGCGTGGGCACCGAACTGGCCGAGGGCAAGCCTTGCGAAGAGTTTGACGGGCGGATGTATCTGCGCGAGCGCTGGCTGAAGGCGGATGTGGCGCTGGTAAAGGGCGCACTCGGAGATGCCCATGGCAACCTGACCTATCGGCTGGCGGCCCGAAACTTTGCCCCCATCATGGCGATGGCTGCGGCGCGCACCATTGCGCAGGTCACGCGGCTGGTGGCGCCGGGCGGGATCGACCCCGAGCAGGTGGTGACGCCGGGCATCTTCGTGGACCGGCTGGTGGAAGTGCCGCAACCCGCGCAGGAAGAGGCGCTGGTGCGCGCCGGGGAGGCGATCTGA
- a CDS encoding thiamine pyrophosphate-dependent enzyme, producing the protein MSGNEVEQTTGEALAAGLAEAGTEVVFGIPGAHMYAFNDALAREAGRIRFIHTRHEQGAGYMAYGYARSSGKPGVFTVVPGPGVLNAGAAISTAYAGGTPVLCVTGNIFSHLIGQGRGQLHELPDQLATLRSITRWAGRVEHASETGRMLGRAFGEMARGRGGPAAIEAPWDVMAAKGTVRGAFEREEVLAPPLSEGQITQAAEMIAEAQNPMIFVGFGAMEAGAEVLALARKLGAPVVAHRSGKGVIPEDDPLAVNMVAGYDLYRDCDLAIGIGSRLELPFMRWQWRPEGLKVLRIDIDPTEAVRLKPDCFVLGDAAEACAALEARVAQGPDRGDAIGAAREAAEAKIEEIQPQVGHLKAIRAALPRDGFFVEEISQVGFTARFAFPVYEPRTYVTSAYQENLGFGYNTALGVKVANPEKAVVCVTGDGGFLFGAQEMATAAQHGIGVVVVVFDNGAFGNVLRDQDTQFEGRRIGAELGNPDFVAMARSFGLHAERADTPEALEVAVKAAIERDEPALICVKQDRGSDGSPWPLLMPAPHGAPPKKGYF; encoded by the coding sequence ATGAGCGGCAATGAAGTGGAACAGACCACGGGCGAGGCGCTGGCGGCGGGGCTTGCCGAGGCGGGGACCGAAGTGGTTTTTGGCATTCCCGGCGCGCATATGTATGCCTTCAATGATGCGCTGGCGCGGGAGGCGGGGCGCATCCGATTTATTCATACGCGCCATGAGCAGGGGGCGGGTTACATGGCCTATGGTTATGCCCGCTCGTCCGGTAAGCCCGGGGTGTTCACCGTGGTGCCGGGGCCGGGGGTGCTGAATGCGGGCGCGGCGATCTCTACCGCCTACGCCGGGGGCACGCCGGTGCTGTGCGTGACCGGCAACATCTTTTCTCACCTGATCGGGCAGGGCCGTGGGCAGCTGCACGAGTTGCCCGACCAGCTGGCCACGCTGCGCAGCATCACCCGTTGGGCGGGCCGGGTGGAGCATGCCAGCGAAACAGGCCGGATGCTGGGCCGCGCCTTTGGCGAGATGGCGCGGGGCCGGGGTGGGCCTGCGGCGATTGAAGCGCCGTGGGATGTGATGGCCGCCAAGGGCACGGTGCGTGGCGCTTTCGAGCGCGAGGAGGTGCTAGCGCCGCCCCTGAGTGAGGGCCAGATTACACAGGCGGCCGAGATGATTGCCGAGGCGCAGAACCCGATGATCTTTGTCGGCTTCGGCGCGATGGAGGCCGGTGCAGAGGTGCTTGCCCTTGCCCGCAAGCTGGGCGCGCCGGTGGTGGCGCATCGCAGCGGCAAGGGGGTGATCCCCGAGGATGATCCGCTCGCCGTGAACATGGTGGCGGGGTACGATCTTTACCGTGATTGCGACCTTGCAATCGGCATCGGCTCGCGACTGGAGCTGCCCTTCATGCGCTGGCAGTGGCGGCCCGAGGGGCTGAAGGTGCTGCGCATCGATATCGACCCGACAGAGGCGGTGCGGCTGAAGCCCGATTGCTTTGTGCTCGGCGATGCTGCCGAGGCCTGCGCGGCGCTTGAGGCGCGTGTGGCGCAGGGGCCGGACCGGGGCGATGCGATTGGCGCGGCGCGGGAGGCGGCTGAGGCGAAGATAGAAGAGATCCAGCCGCAGGTGGGCCATTTGAAGGCGATCCGCGCGGCGCTGCCGCGCGATGGATTCTTCGTGGAAGAGATCAGCCAGGTGGGTTTCACGGCGCGCTTTGCCTTCCCCGTCTACGAGCCGCGGACATATGTGACCTCCGCCTATCAGGAGAACCTCGGCTTTGGCTACAACACCGCGCTGGGGGTGAAGGTGGCCAACCCCGAAAAGGCGGTGGTGTGCGTAACCGGAGACGGCGGCTTTTTGTTTGGCGCGCAAGAGATGGCGACGGCGGCGCAGCATGGCATTGGCGTGGTTGTCGTGGTCTTCGACAACGGGGCCTTTGGCAATGTACTGCGCGATCAGGACACGCAGTTTGAGGGGCGCCGGATTGGGGCGGAGCTGGGCAACCCGGATTTCGTGGCGATGGCCAGAAGCTTTGGCCTGCATGCCGAGCGGGCCGATACGCCCGAGGCGTTGGAGGTGGCGGTGAAAGCGGCGATCGAGCGGGATGAGCCGGCGCTGATCTGCGTGAAGCAGGACCGCGGCTCGGATGGCTCACCATGGCCGCTGCTGATGCCCGCGCCGCATGGGGCGCCGCCCAAGAAGGGGTATTTCTGA
- a CDS encoding TfoX/Sxy family protein, with the protein MAETRTPISSIRNLGPAMEASCARAGIHSAEELADLGADETYRRLLQNGARPHFIAYYVIEMGLQGRPWNDCKGVEKERLRARFDAIVAEAHDPGLSELEKMLDKIGVRPR; encoded by the coding sequence ATGGCCGAAACACGCACCCCTATCTCTTCCATCCGCAATCTCGGCCCCGCCATGGAGGCCTCCTGCGCCCGCGCGGGCATCCACTCCGCCGAAGAACTGGCCGATCTGGGCGCGGATGAAACCTATCGCCGCCTCCTGCAAAACGGCGCACGTCCCCACTTCATCGCCTATTACGTGATCGAAATGGGCCTACAGGGCCGCCCGTGGAATGATTGCAAAGGCGTCGAGAAAGAACGCCTGCGCGCCCGGTTTGATGCCATCGTTGCCGAGGCACATGACCCGGGGCTCTCGGAACTGGAAAAAATGCTCGACAAGATAGGCGTTCGACCGCGCTGA
- a CDS encoding DUF4112 domain-containing protein, protein MTHLTGPAVDAEIAALHRLARRMDALFRIPGTSVDIGLDTFLGLVPVVGDALAAAPGVYIIVKAHRLGASPGALAYMALNTALDWSIGSIPVVGDIFDAAYNANIRNVALLEKNLAKQAARARDVTSPTRAMPPLS, encoded by the coding sequence ATGACCCACCTCACCGGCCCCGCCGTAGACGCCGAAATCGCCGCGCTCCACCGTCTCGCCCGGCGGATGGACGCGCTGTTTCGCATCCCCGGAACCTCTGTCGATATCGGCCTCGATACCTTCCTCGGGCTCGTCCCCGTGGTCGGCGACGCGCTGGCCGCAGCGCCCGGCGTCTACATCATCGTCAAGGCCCATCGCCTCGGGGCCAGCCCCGGCGCGCTGGCCTACATGGCGCTCAACACAGCGCTCGACTGGTCCATCGGCTCGATCCCGGTCGTCGGCGATATCTTCGACGCCGCCTATAATGCCAACATCCGCAACGTCGCTCTGCTGGAAAAGAACCTCGCAAAGCAGGCCGCCCGCGCGCGCGATGTCACTAGCCCAACCCGCGCTATGCCCCCGTTGAGCTGA
- the ndk gene encoding nucleoside-diphosphate kinase, producing the protein MATERTLSIIKPDATRRNLTGKINAKFEEAGLRIVAQKRIKLSMEQAGKFYEVHKERPFYGELCEFMASEPVVVQVLEGEGAILKNREVMGATNPADAAPGTIRAEFAESVGENSVHGSDAPETAAEEIAYFFSGLELVG; encoded by the coding sequence ATGGCCACCGAACGCACCCTTTCTATCATCAAACCCGATGCCACCCGCCGGAACCTGACCGGCAAGATCAATGCCAAGTTTGAAGAGGCCGGTCTGCGGATCGTTGCCCAGAAGCGGATCAAGCTCTCGATGGAGCAGGCTGGCAAGTTTTACGAAGTGCACAAGGAGCGCCCGTTCTACGGTGAGCTTTGCGAGTTCATGGCTTCCGAGCCGGTGGTTGTGCAGGTGCTGGAAGGCGAAGGCGCCATTCTGAAGAACCGCGAAGTGATGGGCGCGACCAACCCCGCCGATGCAGCCCCCGGCACCATCCGCGCCGAATTTGCCGAGTCGGTCGGCGAAAACTCCGTGCACGGCTCGGATGCGCCCGAGACCGCGGCGGAAGAGATTGCCTATTTCTTCTCCGGGCTTGAGCTGGTGGGCTAA
- a CDS encoding SDR family oxidoreductase, protein MNTAPLLIFGAGAIGTAMAQAAFARPDAPPVHVVTRGMAPEGCTPHQIDPGDEAALATLAQTLPEISGLLITTGTLHTAGYAPEKSLKALDPAAMAEIYRINTILPATILKHFLPRLPRKAPAFAAALSARVGSISDNALGGWVSYRASKAALNQVIRTFSVELARTHPKARLLGLHPGTVATPLSAPYRANAPRVFTAAESAAHLWRVVETTTPEDSGKLFAWDGQEIAP, encoded by the coding sequence ATGAACACCGCCCCCCTGCTGATCTTCGGCGCGGGCGCCATCGGCACCGCCATGGCCCAAGCCGCCTTCGCCCGCCCCGATGCACCGCCCGTCCATGTCGTCACCCGCGGCATGGCGCCAGAGGGCTGCACGCCCCACCAGATCGACCCCGGCGACGAGGCCGCCCTCGCCACACTCGCCCAGACCCTCCCCGAAATCTCCGGCCTTCTCATCACCACGGGCACCCTGCACACCGCAGGCTATGCCCCCGAGAAGAGCCTCAAAGCGCTCGATCCCGCCGCAATGGCCGAGATCTACCGCATCAACACGATCCTCCCCGCCACAATCCTCAAGCACTTCCTCCCCCGCCTGCCCCGCAAGGCCCCCGCCTTCGCCGCCGCCCTCTCCGCCCGCGTCGGCTCGATCTCCGACAACGCGCTTGGCGGCTGGGTCAGCTACCGCGCCTCCAAGGCAGCCCTGAACCAGGTGATCCGCACCTTCTCTGTCGAACTGGCCCGCACCCACCCCAAAGCCCGCCTCCTCGGCCTGCACCCGGGCACCGTCGCCACCCCGCTCTCCGCGCCCTACCGCGCCAACGCCCCCCGCGTCTTCACCGCCGCCGAAAGCGCCGCCCACCTCTGGCGCGTGGTCGAAACCACAACACCCGAGGACTCCGGCAAGCTCTTCGCCTGGGATGGGCAGGAGATCGCCCCGTAG